In the Mesorhizobium sp. M1D.F.Ca.ET.043.01.1.1 genome, CGTGGTGGCTCTCACCATGCTGCGCAGCCAGGAAAGCTATACGCTGCCGATCCAGGTTTTCTCGCTGGTCGCCGGCCGCTATACGATCGAATGGCACCATGTCATGGCGGCCACGCTGCTCGCGACCTTGCCGGTGGCGATCCTGTTCATCTGGCTGCAGCGCTACCTCGTGCGGGGCCTCGCGCTCGGGGCTGTCAAATAGCAATCCCAGCAATTCCAGGAAAAGTGTGCAGCGGTTTTCCGTTCGGAATTGCGAAAAACGAAGAGCCCTTACGGAGTTTTGATGCGCGTCTTCACCGCCTCGCTGGCGACGGAAACCAACACCTTCTCGCCGGTGCCGACCGACCGGGCCTCGTTCGAGATGGCCTTCTATGCCGGACCGGGCAAGCACCCGGAGACGCCGACGCTGTGCTCCTCGCCGATCGTGGCGCTGCGCCGCCGCGCTGCGAAGGAAGGTCTGACCGTCATAGAAGGCACCGCCACCTGGGCGGAGCCCGGCGGGATCGTGCAGCGGCAGACTTATGAGGCGCTGCGCGACGAGATCCTCGGCCAGCTCAAGGCCGCGTTGCCGGTCGATGCGGTGATCCTCGGCCTGCATGGCGCCATGGTGGCGCAAGGCTATGACGATTGCGAAGGCGATCTTCTGGAGCGCGTGCGCGGAATCGTCGGGCCGAAGGTGGTGATCGCCTCGGAATTCGATCCGCACAGCCATCTGACGCCGAAGCGCGTGGCGGCCTCCGACATCATGGCCTATTTCCTCGAATTCCCGCACACCGATTTCTACGAGCGCGGCGAGCATGTGGTCGAGCTTGGCCTGGCGGCGGCGCGCGGCGAGATCAAGCCTATCATCTCGACCTTCGACTGCCGCATGATCCAGGTGCTGCCGACCAGCCGCGAGCCGATGCGCTCCTTCGTCGACAAGATCAGGGCGCTGCACGGCAAGGACGGCGTGCTGTCGGTCTCGGTCATCCACGGCTTCATGGCCGCCGACGTGCCGGAAATGGGCACGCGCATCCTGGTCGTCACCGACGACGACAAGGCAAAGGGCGACGCATTGGCGGAAAAGCTTGGACGCGAGCTCTACGCCTTGCGCGAAAAGACGGCGATGACGATGCTGAACACGGCCGCCGGCATCGAACGCGCGCTCGCCGTGCGGGCCGAGCGTCAGGACAAGCCGGTGGTGATCGCAGACATCTGGGATAATCCTGGCGGCGGCGTTCCGGGCGACGGCACCATCGTGCTGCGCGAGCTGCTTAAGCGCGGTGTCGACAAGGTCGGCGTGGCGACGATCTGGGACCCGATCGCGGTGACCTTCTGCCATGCGGCAGGCGAGGGCGCCGTCATCGACCTGCGTTTCGGCGGCAAGGCGGGGCCGCAGGCCGGCGAGCCGATCGATGCGCGCGTCACGGTGCTGAGGGCGGTGAAGGAGGGCTGGCAAAGTTTTGGGCCGAGCCGGGTGACCTTGGGGGCTTCAGCGGTGGTTCGCATCGAGGGCACCGAGGTCGACGTCATCCTCAACACCAACCGCACCCAGACCTTCGAGCCGGACATCTTTTCCAACATCGGCGTCGATCCGCTGTCGAAGAGCATTTTGCTGATCAAGTCGACCAACCATTTCTACGCCGGCTTCGCGCCGATCGCCGCCGAGATCATTTATGTCGCGGCGCCGAGCTCCTATCCGAGCAACCCAGCGGTGACGAATTACAGGAAGCTGAAGCGGCCGGTGTGGCCACGGGTGAAGGATCCGTGGAAGCTGCCAATCTCCCCCCTTGTGGGGGAGATGCCCGGCAGGGCAGAGGGGGGCGCGAAGGATCGCGACCTTGGTTAGATCAGGCGAGGCAGGAACCGACGAAGGGATCGGCGGGTTTTGTGTCTGAGACGTCGGCGGGACAGCGCCCCCCTCTGGCCTGCCGGCCATCTCCCCCACGAGGGGGGAGATTAGCCAATCACACCAATCCCCGTTTCACCATCATCGCTTCCGGCGACGGCATCTTGCCGCGGAACGCCGTGTAAAGCTCTTCCGGATCCTTCGAGCCGCCGGCGGCGTAGATGTTCTTCCTTAGCCGCTCGGCCAATTCCGGATTGAAGGCGTCGCCGGTTTCCTCGAAGGCCGAGAAGGCATCGGCGTCGAGCACCTCGGACCACATGTAGGAATAGTAGCCGGCCGAATAGCCGTCGCCGGCGAAGACATGGCCGAAATGCGGGGTGCGGTGGCGCATGGCGATCGTGTCGGGCATGCGCAGCCTTTCGAGCGTTTCGGCCTCGAAACGAAGCGGCTCGGCCGGCGCGTCCGGCCGCGCATGATAGGCCATGTCGATCAGCGCCGATGCGGTGAACTCGACCGTGGCGAAGCCGGCGCCGAAGGTGCGGGCGGCGAGCATCTTGTCGAGTAGGTCCTTCGGCATCGGCTTGCCGGTCTTGACGTGCAGCGCATGCTTTTCCAGCACCGCCGGCACCGTCAGCCAGTGCTCGTAGAGCTGCGACGGCAGCTCTACGAAGTCACGGCTCACCGAGGTGCCGGA is a window encoding:
- a CDS encoding M81 family metallopeptidase is translated as MRVFTASLATETNTFSPVPTDRASFEMAFYAGPGKHPETPTLCSSPIVALRRRAAKEGLTVIEGTATWAEPGGIVQRQTYEALRDEILGQLKAALPVDAVILGLHGAMVAQGYDDCEGDLLERVRGIVGPKVVIASEFDPHSHLTPKRVAASDIMAYFLEFPHTDFYERGEHVVELGLAAARGEIKPIISTFDCRMIQVLPTSREPMRSFVDKIRALHGKDGVLSVSVIHGFMAADVPEMGTRILVVTDDDKAKGDALAEKLGRELYALREKTAMTMLNTAAGIERALAVRAERQDKPVVIADIWDNPGGGVPGDGTIVLRELLKRGVDKVGVATIWDPIAVTFCHAAGEGAVIDLRFGGKAGPQAGEPIDARVTVLRAVKEGWQSFGPSRVTLGASAVVRIEGTEVDVILNTNRTQTFEPDIFSNIGVDPLSKSILLIKSTNHFYAGFAPIAAEIIYVAAPSSYPSNPAVTNYRKLKRPVWPRVKDPWKLPISPLVGEMPGRAEGGAKDRDLG